Within the Oncorhynchus tshawytscha isolate Ot180627B unplaced genomic scaffold, Otsh_v2.0 Un_contig_37_pilon_pilon, whole genome shotgun sequence genome, the region GGGTCATGGGGTACCTTCATCACGGTGCACAGGTTATGAGAGAGCACCTGTAGAGCCACAGTCAGATCAGATCATGCAGTCAGGGAAACCGTTGCCGTCATAGTAATATCATTCACCAGATATTTCCCCCCCAATGCTCAGAAGCATTTTATACAGGATATGCACAATGAGTCTGGGGGCGAGGTTACTGTCATACTGTTGGTATTCACTGGGCATAGTAGAGATATGACGCTACAGTAATATTGGGGTGTCCAAAGGGATATCAAAAAGATTCCTCATACAAGTGGGCATCATACTTCCATTAACACAATTACATGGAGATTTTTCAAAAGGATCTCTGTTTAGTCTAAGATCACATTGACATGCATGACTAAGCATGTGTTGCTGTCAGTTCAAGCATTGCTGCCCAAGCATTTACTTCTGTTCCTTCCTGGAAACATTTACAAAAAGTGTGTTCAAAAGTTCCTTGTTGAGATGTAGAGTGaagtaaatatataaaaataaatcttATGATATTTATAAACAAGCCACTCATGAACATCTATAAACTAGAAAATCGGAACAGACTGGACTGTCTGAAAAATAATATCAACAATGGATGGTTGACAACATTTCCCGAGCCAGTCAGGATGTTCACTATGGAGTGTTGCGATAGCTCAGGTGGAATTTAGGTgctgaatgaaaggtgaaaagaCAACATTTCCAGACATTGAAAATACTTAATTTCTGGATGTCGAAAGTATGTATATACGTCTATGACCTAGCCTTCCAAAGCAGTGTCCCTTGACTTTTACAATCTCAACACTCTCACTGTAGATTCtgttcaaattacagaaatatcgCGTGTAAAGCAAGATTATCATCAAGGCATGCATGTCCCACATTCATGGGTATCTGTCAATCAACAAAGGCTATTTCCATAGAACCATTGTTATTCCTGTTTTTGTGAGAAAATGCTAGACATAGACATGAGTAAGAAAAAATACTACTGATATAAGCAGAAACTGAGTAGCCTGTGAGTTGAGGGACAGCAGAAGTTTGTCTTTACTTTGCTGTCGATGTTGCCGACTGAATTATCACTTGGCAGTTGACACAACATTCCCTAATGTGAGGGAAGCGAAGCAACACAAAAGTATAGTGTATAGTGAATTATACAtggtcaaatatttttttatccaaCTGATCAGAACTTTTTGTTTGGGTCTGATATTCGGATCAGCTAAATGAGAAAATATTCCACGGTTAGAATTAATTTAGATTTCGGTTAATTTATCAAAAAGCAAACAATCGTTAATTTTACTTCATTATGAAATAATACTGTAGGCCTAATAACTACGCTTTAAAGCCTACCTTAAGCTGTGATTTGGACACTTTCCCACTTTGATCCACGTCCAAGGCTGTGAATGCGTGCCATATTGACTTCAGAAGTTCATCTCGTAGTAGTCCCATGTTCGTAGCCCCTGGTGCGCTCGATGTCAAAGTAAAGCTGCAACTTTTTCGGACACTGACTCATAAGAGTCACGTGATCGAGTGTCGCAGCAGAAAACTGACACCGTATCACCCAATGACTGTGGGCTCTACATAGCGCAGTTGTGAAGCGTGTTGAGCTTTCATCAGTATTCAATTGTACAGAGTAAACGGTCAATTGGCAACAAATAATAGCTTAATAAAAACATAACAATGAACAAGTCTGTTGCATAATGCATAACAGACGATCAATTTACAATAAACTATGAAACAAAGTTTGCATAATCTGAAAGACCAccatctataatttatcttcctTAGATAACGAGGTCTTTCCCAGAATACCATGTGTAGTGCCAGTTGTTTTTGTTTACAGCAACATCCATCGACAAACATGACAGTTCCAAGGCATCCATATTATCGGGAGTGAATTTATTCAAATTGGAACAAGTAACATGAAACCAATAGCAGTCAAAATAATCTACATTGTAAAACATGTACAAATGTAAATGAGTCAATAATGCTACAGTCGCGATGTTAGGTGCAAGCTTAAAATACTGACTTTACTAAAACAATTGTCCAGTGGCTCTATGCATCATATATAAAATGACACCGGGGCTTGACACAATGATCCACTTCGACCAACCCATTACAGATTGAACTCATCATGAATAATTAACATGAGTAAAACATCTTAAACAATCAGTGTACACAACTCAGTACATAATGAACTTCAGATAGGAAATGTATTACAGATGCAACACATTGAAACACCATGTTTTAAAGAAGAGATTGATTACTGAAACTATTCTAAACATCTGAATGGAATTTATAAATTCACTGAACTCCACTCCAGTTCAAGACAAACCAACATATATAGCAGCAGTATGCATTTTTACATCTAGCAGACACTCTtacccagagcgacttacagtagtgagtgcatacactTTCATACTttttttcgtactggtcccccgtgagaattgaacccacaaccctggcattacaagcaccatgctctaccaactgagcaaaACAGTGTACATAAAGCAAGTTCAAAGTGCTCATTGTATCATTCCTAGTCAATGGTCCAGTTCCACTACCTGACATCAGGTATAACAGACTAAGGTGCAAATTTGTATCACACCAACCCAAACCCTCACACTGGCTACAGAATGTTCTAGCATCCGCCCacatttcattaaaaacaaatatcggctttgttatttaatagaaactgGCAGAAAATGCCAAGTGCTTGGGAAGGTAACAACCCTTTCACTCTTTAGTCAAATAATTGTTGTCCATGGTCTTACTAACCCTTTCCAAGTGCCAAACAGTAAGAATTATCATAGTCGGTTTTGACACTCTGAAGCCCATCTCTCCATGTCTGCCTAGGGAGGCCTGCCCAGTTCACTGTTGAGTGCaaccagggtcatattcattagagcACACAGTAGGAAAaagttttgcaacaaaaaaacaagcatttctaaTTGGACAATTTCCGGTAGTCCCACTCCGTTTTGgcctgttcccccccatgtcgcATCTAGTGAACACGACCCTGTCGGATACCCATTTGGGTTGGCAGTTGGCCCGCTCAGTAGATAGTCAGGCTGACTGAGCGGTTCATCTTCTTGCCGATGAGCCTGGAGCTCCTGCTGGACTGAAGGGTAGAGCGCGTTAGGACCCTATCAGAGATCAGAACCTTCTCCTCTGCGGCTACTTTGGCCTGCTGGGCCTTCTTCAGCTCCCTGCACGAGGACAAACACATTGTTAGAGAAGCCATTCATAACTACCAAGAACATAGTAATTGCATCTGAAATGGATTCCTGAATCAATAAAAAGTAGGTAGCATCAAGTCATTTCTTCACAAAACAAACACTATATCGTAGTATTATCCATAACAGTCCTACTTACAATATGATAAATGAAAAAGGAAGGAAAGCCTTGAGACATGACATGAAGAGGGTACGTACTTCTGTAGTAGTGCATTTTTGAACTTCTCTGCATTGAGTTCCACACGGAGCTGGTCAGCGCTCATGCGGGAGGCAGTGAGGAGGACGGGATGCTTGGTGAGGGAAGAGGCAGATGGTCTACTGGCAGGGTCAGGGTGGATCATCAACTGCAGCACACAATACATTAATACCACTAATTAAACATTATTACTACTGCTTGTCCTGCACACAAACCACCATTACAGAATGAAGCACTGCATCCAACATGGCACCCTaaaccctttatagtgcactactttcgaccagggcttAGGTCAAATATGCGCACTATGCAGGGAAAGTGTACCATTTGGGAAGCACCCCTGGTCATTTCTAGTCATACCTTCAGTAAACTTGGGAATTCCTGTGAGAGCACTTGAGGTATCGCAGGTAGTTTTCCTTGTCTGATGTCATGCCACTTGTCACCATTAGTTGGGAGTGGTTCAGCTCCTGAGGCACTGATCACAGtcagtgctagggcaaaaataTCTGCCCTGGTGAGGTTTCTGTAGTCCTGAAAAACACATTGGTTCAGTTGTTACGTCACATGATTTTGGATAATTTAACAAATGTGGTGGTATGGGGAGGAGTTATCCAATTACCTCTTGTAAGACTTCATTGGCCAGGTACCTGCTGTCCCCTTCTTCAACTTGAGGATTGTCCATTCTGGTCACATGGCCAAGATCACCTGAgggaaaaataaattaaaaacatcAGAATCAGTCTGCCTGGTTGACAACTACACTCAATTATTAGCTTGTTTCATTTGCATGATGTTTTCTATTCTATTTTTTTTGTTGAAGTACCTATTTTGTAAACAACATTTGTATTTGGTCCTTCATCATCGTCAAATTGATCGACACACACCACAGTCCTTCGGGACAAGAAGATGTTGCCTGAGAAAAGCAAAGCACGGCAAGTGTTAAATCATaaatatttgaaatgatttcaataGCTGAGCTGTATGCAAAACTTTGCAGTTTCTTACTTGGCTTGATGTCCATGTGAACCAGAGAGGTGGAGTGAATGTACTTCAGTCCACGGGCCACCTGAAGGAGAAGGTCCTTGAGGTCCAGCTCAGAGAAGAAGCGCATGGTTCTGTAGTTCTCTGAGACCACGTCTGCCAGTGTGCCACCATTACAGTACTCATTCTGTATGAGCATGTGGTCATCCTCTGACCAGGCAGAGTAGTACCTCACTACATGGGGGTGCTGTCCCAAGACCGCGTGGGCATACACCTCCCGGAGTGCATTCTGTCTGAGGAAAACAGAACACAATATTAGCACAAAAATGGCATAGCATTAAGGTCAACAAGGCGTTTAAACTTACACTTGGATTGTCAGCTTTTCAAAATCCAAGAGATTCTCTTACTCGTCTACAGATCCAGCGAGGGGCTTCTTTGAGCGTTTGATGGCATAGATGCATCCATCGAGTCTTTTCACACATTTGAAGACAGAGCCAAACTCCCCAGATCCTATCTTCTCCAGCTCATGAAACTCTGTGGCATATCTTGACATCATGTTGCTATCCAGAAGAGTCATTCTCTGCAAGGAAAGGATTATACACTTATctaaagtagtgtgtgtgtaataaaccaaattttatttgtcacatgcaccgaatacaacagcttACAGTGAaacacttacttacaagcccttaaccaacaatgcagttaagaaaatacccccccccAAAGTGAGAGatatgaacaaataattaaagagtagcagaaaataacaatagcggggctatatacaaggggtacctgtacagagtcaatgtgcagggggcaccggtgtcgaggtaatatgaacatgtaggtagagttaaagtgactagacatagataataacagagtagcagcagcgtagaagggggGGCAAcccaaatagtctgggtagccatttgattagatgttcatgaGTCTCCTGGCTTGAGGGGAGTAGcggtttagaaacctcttggactCCGGTACCacgcagtagcagagagaacagtctatgactagggaggctggagtctgacaatttttagggcctctctctgacaccgcctggtatagaggtcctggatggcaggaagctaggCCTCGGTGATGTACTGTGCAGTACACACTGCCCTCTGTGGTGcattgtggtcagaggccgaagCAGTTGCCATAAACAACTATAAAAAGTAAAACTTATATTTGTGATTACAAAAATGTACCTTTGATGGTGGAACGATGTCCTCTTCACACTCCGCATCACTGGCTTCCATGTCCTCTCCACATGAGCTTTAGAGACAAAGGAAAGTAAACAAAATGTGTTATATAACCTTCCAACCACTGGAGGGCAGACAATCCCTACAAGTGCACATTGTGAGTGTGACCATGTGGCTTTGGGTTGCTGCCAACAAGCACGCAATAGTCAACTGATTTAATGCACACTCTAGATCTAGAAGCATGTCTGAATCTATTGTCAACTAAGAATAGGCCATGCTCCATTTACACCGACAGAAATACGAATCTCCCAATTCTAAGATGCTTTTTTTTTGTTGTATAACAGTCATGAAAGAAACTTGAGTTGTGGCACAGTAGTAAAATATGATCTACTTTACAACACTAACTGCAACTACTTTTGAGTTTTATAAAATGGTTCTGACAAGAGTTCCACAACTACCTTAGGATATTGGAGAAAATAAATAGGAAATAGAGTTTGTTTGAGGACAACTCAAGTCCCACTCCCACAAAATCCCAATG harbors:
- the LOC112263837 gene encoding wee1-like protein kinase 1-A isoform X1, with translation MSFSCRMFVSRSPKMGPIRQRLDFNQSDGEDDGNNSIGAESSLAEMDSPVQSPRQNSYLNQDVCNSTMKTATAEDRVEHWDEEGFGCLFPLKSPGTELMKGSLSPRKGARPYYNSSSPEFSYNQEDGSSPIPGCPDTPPHKTFRKLRLFDVPHTPKSLLSRARAVAIGSTVCRVGVGVNMNGDSTGRPHTDSRSRPTPMININPFTPDSLLIQRATLQRNNRKRSQRNDSCGEDMEASDAECEEDIVPPSKRMTLLDSNMMSRYATEFHELEKIGSGEFGSVFKCVKRLDGCIYAIKRSKKPLAGSVDEQNALREVYAHAVLGQHPHVVRYYSAWSEDDHMLIQNEYCNGGTLADVVSENYRTMRFFSELDLKDLLLQVARGLKYIHSTSLVHMDIKPSNIFLSRRTVVCVDQFDDDEGPNTNVVYKIGDLGHVTRMDNPQVEEGDSRYLANEVLQEDYRNLTRADIFALALTVISASGAEPLPTNGDKWHDIRQGKLPAIPQVLSQEFPSLLKLMIHPDPASRPSASSLTKHPVLLTASRMSADQLRVELNAEKFKNALLQKELKKAQQAKVAAEEKVLISDRVLTRSTLQSSRSSRLIGKKMNRSVSLTIY
- the LOC112263837 gene encoding wee1-like protein kinase 1-A isoform X2; translation: MNGDSTGRPHTDSRSRPTPMININPFTPDSLLIQRATLQRNNRKRSQRNDSCGEDMEASDAECEEDIVPPSKRMTLLDSNMMSRYATEFHELEKIGSGEFGSVFKCVKRLDGCIYAIKRSKKPLAGSVDEQNALREVYAHAVLGQHPHVVRYYSAWSEDDHMLIQNEYCNGGTLADVVSENYRTMRFFSELDLKDLLLQVARGLKYIHSTSLVHMDIKPSNIFLSRRTVVCVDQFDDDEGPNTNVVYKIGDLGHVTRMDNPQVEEGDSRYLANEVLQEDYRNLTRADIFALALTVISASGAEPLPTNGDKWHDIRQGKLPAIPQVLSQEFPSLLKLMIHPDPASRPSASSLTKHPVLLTASRMSADQLRVELNAEKFKNALLQKELKKAQQAKVAAEEKVLISDRVLTRSTLQSSRSSRLIGKKMNRSVSLTIY